The proteins below come from a single Candidatus Palauibacter polyketidifaciens genomic window:
- a CDS encoding thioesterase family protein, which yields MKDANGVGTTEVRVRYAETDQMGRAHHRHYLVWCELGRTALMRERGVSYAELERGGLWLPVSRVEVEYRVPVEYDELIRIHTGVERVRSREVVFSYRIARASDDATLARARTALVCTDARGRPHRFPAAVRRQLEMLPTVVAPHSAA from the coding sequence ATGAAAGACGCAAACGGAGTCGGAACGACGGAAGTGCGCGTGCGGTATGCCGAGACCGATCAAATGGGTCGTGCGCACCACCGCCACTACCTCGTTTGGTGCGAACTCGGGCGCACGGCGCTAATGCGCGAGCGCGGCGTGTCGTACGCGGAACTCGAGCGCGGAGGCCTCTGGCTCCCGGTTTCCCGGGTCGAAGTCGAATACCGGGTCCCGGTCGAATACGACGAACTCATCCGCATTCACACGGGCGTCGAACGCGTCCGAAGCCGTGAAGTCGTTTTCTCCTACCGGATCGCGCGCGCGTCGGACGACGCGACGCTCGCCCGTGCCCGCACCGCCCTCGTGTGTACCGATGCGCGGGGCCGTCCCCACCGGTTCCCGGCGGCCGTGAGGCGGCAACTGGAGATGCTGCCGACCGTCGTCGCTCCGCATTCCGCCGCGTGA